One window of Chroococcidiopsis sp. TS-821 genomic DNA carries:
- a CDS encoding MarR family winged helix-turn-helix transcriptional regulator — protein sequence MGTRYHGTEEEVRALNAYIKLVRAADSVSSRIHRHLEETNLTITQFGVLEALYHLGSMYQRDLAAKLLKSGGNITLVIDNLEKRELVKREREPDDRRCIRVNLTESGKQLISRIFPTHVAAVVAEMAALSPPEQEELGRLCRRLGKKE from the coding sequence ATGGGAACGCGATATCATGGTACAGAAGAAGAGGTAAGAGCATTAAACGCGTATATTAAGTTGGTACGTGCAGCAGATTCAGTATCATCTCGCATTCATCGTCATTTGGAAGAAACAAACTTAACAATTACACAATTTGGTGTTTTAGAAGCGCTGTACCACTTGGGTTCGATGTATCAACGCGACCTCGCCGCAAAACTCCTGAAAAGTGGTGGTAATATCACCTTGGTCATTGATAATTTGGAAAAGCGAGAGTTGGTTAAACGCGAACGCGAACCTGACGATCGCCGTTGTATTCGAGTCAACCTAACCGAATCGGGAAAACAGTTAATTAGTCGCATCTTTCCGACCCATGTTGCAGCTGTAGTTGCAGAAATGGCGGCGCTAAGTCCGCCTGAACAAGAAGAACTGGGGCGTCTATGTCGGCGGTTGGGTAAAAAAGAATGA
- the ctpC gene encoding carboxyl-terminal processing protease CtpC, with product MVISKRGLVLGATAAMLTTVAIAGAGIHSRGQAFFQESPKELVDEVWQIIDRQYVDGTFNQANWQAVRREFLNRSYNSKEDAYKAIREMLKKLDDPYTRFMDPDEFRNMQVETSGELTGIGIQIAQDEKTKKLTVIAPIEDTPAARAGILAKDIILQIDGQSTEGMDINQAVSMIKGKPGTQVRLTILRDNQQREFQITRARIELHPVRYSLQPSSMGNIGYIRLTQFSANAAAEMRNAIRDLEKQQVQGYILDLRSNPGGLLFSSVEIAQMWLQDGTIVSTVDRQGKRDIEKSNHRALTDKPVVVLVDGGSASASEILAGALQDNNRAVVVGTRTFGKGLVQSVRGLGDGSGLAVTIAKYFTPNGRDINKAGINPDIVVELTEQQKESLLQDREKIGTAADPQYSAALNALQKEIAAKRGNRAVITPQ from the coding sequence ATGGTCATTTCAAAACGTGGGCTTGTTCTGGGTGCAACAGCAGCAATGCTGACAACAGTTGCGATCGCAGGTGCGGGGATTCACTCGCGAGGTCAGGCTTTTTTTCAAGAAAGTCCTAAAGAATTAGTAGATGAAGTCTGGCAGATCATAGACCGTCAGTATGTAGATGGCACCTTTAACCAAGCTAATTGGCAAGCTGTCCGCCGCGAGTTTCTCAACCGGTCTTACAACAGCAAAGAAGATGCCTATAAAGCCATTCGCGAGATGCTCAAAAAGCTAGATGACCCTTACACTCGCTTCATGGACCCCGATGAGTTCAGAAATATGCAAGTTGAAACTTCTGGGGAACTTACGGGTATTGGTATTCAAATTGCCCAGGACGAGAAAACCAAAAAATTGACTGTAATTGCTCCAATTGAAGATACTCCAGCCGCAAGAGCAGGCATTCTTGCCAAGGATATTATTCTCCAAATCGACGGTCAAAGTACGGAAGGCATGGATATCAATCAAGCGGTGTCCATGATTAAGGGTAAGCCAGGAACCCAAGTGCGATTAACGATTCTGCGAGACAACCAGCAGCGGGAGTTTCAAATCACGCGAGCGCGAATTGAACTGCACCCTGTCCGCTACAGCTTGCAACCGTCTTCGATGGGCAACATTGGCTATATTCGCTTGACTCAATTTAGCGCAAATGCCGCCGCAGAAATGCGAAATGCGATTCGAGATTTAGAGAAACAGCAGGTTCAAGGATATATTTTGGATCTGCGTTCTAATCCTGGTGGCTTGCTATTTTCCAGCGTAGAAATTGCACAAATGTGGTTGCAAGATGGCACGATTGTTTCTACAGTCGATCGCCAAGGAAAAAGAGATATTGAAAAATCTAACCACCGTGCTTTGACAGATAAACCTGTCGTCGTTCTGGTCGATGGTGGTTCCGCAAGTGCAAGTGAAATTCTAGCTGGGGCTTTACAAGATAATAATCGTGCTGTAGTCGTAGGGACGCGAACCTTTGGTAAAGGCTTAGTTCAATCAGTACGCGGGCTAGGCGATGGGTCAGGTTTAGCTGTCACGATCGCTAAATACTTTACACCCAACGGTCGCGATATTAATAAAGCAGGAATTAATCCTGATATCGTTGTCGAACTTACGGAGCAACAAAAAGAATCACTCCTTCAAGACCGAGAAAAAATTGGTACGGCTGCCGATCCGCAATACTCCGCCGCCTTAAACGCCCTGCAAAAAGAAATTGCGGCAAAACGCGGTAATCGCGCCGTCATCACGCCACAGTAG
- a CDS encoding RNA-binding protein: MTIYVGNLSYRATEDDLRAVFAEYGTVKRIVLPTDRETGRMRGFAFVDMTEDAQEDAAITELDGAEWMGRQLRVNKAKPREENNRRNGTGMRRNEY, from the coding sequence ATGACTATTTACGTTGGAAACCTCTCCTACCGCGCCACAGAAGACGACTTGAGAGCAGTATTTGCAGAATATGGCACAGTAAAAAGAATTGTCTTACCGACCGACCGAGAAACAGGTAGAATGCGCGGCTTTGCTTTTGTTGACATGACAGAAGATGCCCAAGAAGATGCCGCAATCACTGAGTTAGACGGTGCTGAATGGATGGGACGTCAACTCAGAGTAAATAAAGCTAAACCACGTGAAGAAAATAACCGACGTAACGGTACAGGTATGCGCAGAAACGAGTATTAA
- a CDS encoding lipopolysaccharide assembly protein LapB, with protein sequence MTFAKEGLTIPDLAPANSQTAADWVNRGLKLIQQNQHKEAIAAFETATQLDPKLAPAHYNLGLALREIGQLQPAADAFYRAIVAEPKFALAYANLGAVLLEGNNPQQAQEFLQNAIKLEPNLGLAHYNLGLVKEQQQDWQGAIAAYNTALKYSPNLPEITYHLGVVYLQQNQIEQAIAAFREAIKLKPNYAEAHYNLGAILFGQGNFQSALEAFRQSALANRNYANAYYAAGLVYMHLGQYQNAQTVLQSAKTLYASQGNSQWAKITAELLQQANSQTVERKLH encoded by the coding sequence ATTACTTTTGCTAAAGAAGGCTTAACGATACCTGATTTAGCACCAGCAAACTCCCAAACTGCTGCGGATTGGGTCAATCGAGGACTAAAGCTGATACAACAAAATCAACACAAAGAGGCGATCGCCGCGTTTGAAACAGCAACTCAACTCGATCCCAAATTAGCACCAGCACACTACAATTTAGGACTTGCTTTACGCGAAATTGGACAACTTCAACCTGCTGCCGATGCATTTTATCGTGCCATTGTAGCCGAACCAAAGTTTGCTTTAGCTTATGCTAACCTAGGAGCAGTACTACTAGAAGGAAACAACCCGCAACAAGCGCAAGAATTTTTACAAAACGCAATAAAACTCGAACCAAATTTAGGACTAGCGCATTACAACCTTGGTTTAGTAAAAGAGCAACAGCAAGATTGGCAAGGCGCGATCGCCGCGTACAATACAGCACTTAAATACAGCCCAAACTTACCGGAAATTACTTATCATTTAGGTGTTGTCTATCTTCAACAAAATCAAATTGAGCAAGCGATCGCTGCCTTTCGCGAAGCAATCAAATTAAAACCAAACTATGCTGAAGCTCACTACAATTTAGGAGCTATTTTGTTTGGGCAAGGCAATTTTCAATCCGCGCTAGAAGCTTTTCGCCAATCTGCCTTAGCAAACCGAAACTATGCTAACGCGTATTATGCCGCAGGGCTAGTTTATATGCACTTGGGGCAATATCAAAACGCACAAACAGTTTTACAATCTGCCAAAACCTTGTACGCCTCTCAAGGCAATTCGCAGTGGGCAAAAATTACTGCGGAACTTCTACAACAAGCTAATAGCCAAACCGTAGAGCGTAAATTACACTAA
- the ispG gene encoding (E)-4-hydroxy-3-methylbut-2-enyl-diphosphate synthase, protein MQTLPTPSTTINPTSGLLTDTTIHRRKTRPVKVGNVTIGGGYPVVVQSMINEDTLDVDGSVAAIRRLHEIGCEIVRVTVPSMAHAKALAEIKQKLHQTYQPVPLVADVHHNGMKIALEVAKHVDKVRINPGLYVFEKPKADRTEYTQAEFDEIGDKIRETLEPLVISLRDQGKAMRIGVNHGSLAERMLFTYGDTPEGMVESALEFIRICESLDFRNLVVSLKASRVPVMLAAYRLMAQRMDELGMDYPFHLGVTEAGDGEYGRIKSTAGIGTLLAEGIGDTIRVSLTEAPEKEIPVCYSILQALGLRKTMVEYVACPSCGRTLFNLEEVLHKVREATKHLTGLDIAVMGCIVNGPGEMADADYGYVGKQPGYISLYRGREEIKRVPEAQGVEELINLIKADGRWVDP, encoded by the coding sequence ATGCAAACCTTGCCTACTCCATCAACTACGATTAACCCAACCTCTGGGCTCCTAACAGACACCACAATTCATCGTCGCAAAACTCGTCCGGTGAAAGTCGGTAATGTCACAATTGGCGGTGGCTATCCCGTTGTGGTGCAATCAATGATTAACGAAGACACGCTTGATGTAGATGGCTCCGTTGCAGCGATTCGGCGCTTGCACGAGATTGGCTGTGAGATTGTCCGAGTTACTGTACCTAGCATGGCTCATGCTAAAGCCTTAGCAGAAATTAAACAGAAACTACATCAAACTTATCAGCCTGTGCCACTGGTCGCAGACGTGCATCATAATGGAATGAAAATTGCCCTAGAAGTTGCTAAGCACGTAGACAAAGTGCGAATCAACCCTGGGTTGTACGTATTTGAAAAACCAAAAGCAGATAGAACCGAATACACGCAAGCCGAATTTGATGAAATCGGTGACAAGATTCGCGAAACTTTAGAACCCTTAGTTATCTCCTTACGCGACCAAGGTAAAGCGATGCGCATTGGTGTCAACCACGGTTCGCTTGCTGAGAGAATGTTGTTTACCTACGGCGATACACCTGAAGGAATGGTAGAATCTGCCTTAGAGTTCATCCGCATCTGCGAATCATTAGATTTTCGGAACTTGGTCGTTTCCCTAAAAGCTTCGCGCGTTCCTGTGATGCTTGCTGCCTATCGCTTGATGGCACAAAGAATGGATGAATTAGGAATGGATTACCCATTTCATCTCGGTGTCACCGAAGCGGGTGATGGTGAGTATGGTCGCATTAAATCTACTGCCGGAATTGGAACACTCTTAGCTGAAGGAATCGGCGATACGATCCGCGTCTCGCTCACTGAAGCGCCAGAAAAAGAAATTCCCGTCTGCTACAGCATTTTGCAAGCTCTTGGCTTACGCAAAACGATGGTGGAGTATGTCGCTTGTCCCTCTTGCGGTCGAACCTTGTTCAATTTAGAAGAGGTATTACACAAAGTGCGCGAAGCAACGAAACACCTGACTGGCTTAGATATCGCAGTAATGGGTTGTATTGTCAATGGTCCCGGAGAAATGGCAGATGCAGATTACGGCTATGTCGGTAAGCAACCAGGTTACATTTCGCTATATCGAGGTCGCGAAGAAATCAAGCGCGTTCCTGAAGCGCAAGGCGTGGAAGAGTTGATTAATCTGATTAAAGCAGATGGGCGTTGGGTTGACCCATAA
- a CDS encoding DDE transposase family protein — protein sequence MSNHPQAWYIIKRPTGHCEVVPSDRTDDKLQVSAKDRWGPFSSQEEAFARRVGLIRAGKCQPM from the coding sequence ATGAGCAACCATCCCCAAGCTTGGTATATTATTAAACGTCCCACTGGTCACTGCGAAGTTGTACCGAGCGATCGCACTGATGACAAACTGCAGGTATCCGCTAAAGACCGCTGGGGTCCTTTTTCGTCACAAGAGGAAGCCTTCGCACGGCGGGTAGGGTTAATTCGAGCTGGCAAGTGCCAGCCTATGTAA
- a CDS encoding pirin family protein, producing the protein MIRLRLGSDRGHANHGWLDTYHTFSFANYYDPEHMGFRALRVINEDRVHPGRGFGAHGHRDMEIITYVLEGALEHKDSLGNGAIITPGEVQRMSAGTGIVHSEFNPSKTDLVHLLQIWILPNQQGLEPSYEQRMFPLAERQSQLRLIAASDARDGAVKIHQDVDLYSSVLKAGDRLSYQLQRNRYGWLQVARGTVNLNGHALQAGDGVAINEAELLKISTDSGAEILLFDLA; encoded by the coding sequence ATGATTAGATTACGTCTCGGAAGCGATCGCGGTCATGCGAATCATGGTTGGCTAGACACCTACCATACATTTTCCTTTGCAAATTACTACGATCCTGAACATATGGGATTTCGGGCTTTGCGGGTCATCAATGAAGACCGCGTTCATCCAGGGAGAGGTTTTGGCGCACACGGTCATCGTGACATGGAAATTATCACTTATGTACTCGAAGGCGCACTTGAACATAAAGATAGCTTAGGTAACGGTGCCATCATTACACCAGGCGAAGTACAGCGGATGAGTGCAGGAACGGGGATTGTTCATAGCGAATTTAATCCTTCAAAAACTGACTTAGTTCATCTACTGCAAATTTGGATTTTACCGAATCAGCAAGGATTAGAACCGAGTTACGAACAGCGAATGTTTCCCTTAGCCGAAAGACAATCACAACTGCGATTAATTGCAGCAAGTGATGCGCGCGACGGAGCAGTTAAGATTCACCAAGATGTCGATTTGTACAGTTCGGTATTAAAAGCAGGCGATCGCCTATCTTATCAATTGCAACGCAATCGTTATGGTTGGTTACAAGTAGCAAGAGGAACAGTTAATCTCAATGGTCACGCCTTACAAGCCGGTGATGGTGTGGCTATCAATGAAGCCGAGTTACTCAAAATCAGCACAGATAGCGGTGCAGAAATTTTGCTATTTGATTTGGCGTAA
- the wrbA gene encoding NAD(P)H:quinone oxidoreductase: MKIVIVYYSMYGHTLQMAKAVAEGASSIPQAEVMLRRVQEFPEVDKIIDQNEFASQVREQQKDIPVCTVDDLREADAVILGSPTRYGNMCAQMKQLIDSTAQLWLKGEMEGKPAAVFTSTASTHGGQETTLLTMMVPLLHLGMLIVGIPYSVPGMIHTQARGGTPYGATTIAGGQGELQPTSEDLEICKALGRRVAEVAAKVRS; the protein is encoded by the coding sequence ATGAAAATTGTGATTGTCTATTACTCGATGTACGGACACACGCTACAAATGGCAAAAGCTGTCGCAGAAGGTGCTAGTTCAATTCCGCAAGCCGAAGTGATGCTACGCCGCGTGCAAGAGTTTCCAGAAGTTGACAAAATTATCGATCAAAACGAGTTTGCTAGCCAGGTGCGCGAACAGCAAAAAGATATACCTGTTTGCACTGTAGATGATTTGCGCGAAGCTGACGCTGTGATATTGGGTTCTCCGACTCGCTACGGTAATATGTGCGCGCAAATGAAGCAGCTCATCGATTCAACCGCACAGCTATGGCTTAAGGGTGAAATGGAAGGTAAACCCGCAGCTGTATTCACCTCCACAGCTTCGACTCACGGCGGACAAGAGACAACGCTACTCACAATGATGGTTCCGTTGTTGCACTTAGGTATGCTCATTGTAGGTATACCTTATTCTGTACCAGGAATGATTCATACACAAGCGCGTGGCGGTACACCTTATGGGGCTACAACAATAGCAGGCGGACAAGGGGAGTTGCAACCGACATCAGAAGACTTGGAAATTTGCAAAGCGTTGGGGCGTCGTGTGGCTGAGGTAGCGGCTAAGGTGCGATCGTAA
- a CDS encoding elongation factor G, with protein MNEKGKMGLHNVAIVGPYLSGKTTLLESLLFVTGAISRKGSIRDGNTVGDSAAEARDRHMSVEVNAASTEYNGVRFNFIDCPGSVEFVQETYNALMGVDAAIVVCEPTSDNSNESKQRLLTLAPIFKFLDDWEIPHLVFVNKMDKGSSNFMEMLHALKSISSRPIVPHQYPIAQGEQITGFIDLVSEQAYQYHTGAACDPIPFPEAFKEQEQAARAEMLEELANFDDHLLEELLEEINPPQEEIIQDLRLELGADLVVPVFFGVAEQDFGVRSLLKALLREAPTPETTAERRGVVLHADAPLAQVLKTYYTPQGGKLSLVRVWQGKLTDGIVLNGVRTGGIYRLMGQQTTSLTEAYAGDIVALSRLEGINTGDTLSSNSELVSELPKAERIDPVYALAITPEKRNDEVKLSGALSKLLEEDPALYWEQHGDTHEVILWGQGEIHLQVALDRLRRKYNLPMTTHLPQVPYKETIRKPVSSVHGRYKHQSGGHGQFGDVYLEIKPLPRGEGFDFKETIVGGVVPKQYIPGVETGVREYLAHGPLGFPIVDIAVTLTNGSYHSVDSSEQAFKQAARIAMQTGMPQGEPTLLEPIVSIEVTTPNEFTSKVLQLISGRRGQILGYEGRSDWQGWDNVTAYLPQAEMHNFIVELRSLTLGVGSFHWQYHHLQEVPEKLAERVCSTTNGNGNGNNHK; from the coding sequence ATGAATGAAAAAGGAAAAATGGGCTTGCACAATGTTGCCATTGTCGGCCCATATTTAAGTGGCAAAACAACGTTGCTAGAAAGTTTGCTCTTCGTAACTGGGGCAATCTCCCGCAAGGGTAGTATACGCGACGGTAATACGGTAGGAGATAGCGCAGCCGAAGCTCGCGATCGCCACATGAGTGTCGAAGTAAATGCTGCTAGTACAGAGTATAACGGCGTCCGTTTTAACTTTATCGATTGTCCTGGCTCGGTAGAATTTGTGCAGGAAACTTACAATGCCCTGATGGGAGTTGATGCAGCGATCGTTGTTTGCGAACCAACAAGCGATAATTCCAACGAATCAAAGCAACGACTGCTCACGCTAGCGCCGATATTTAAATTTTTAGATGACTGGGAAATTCCTCACCTAGTCTTTGTCAATAAAATGGACAAAGGCAGCAGCAACTTTATGGAGATGTTGCACGCCTTAAAATCAATCTCTAGCCGTCCAATTGTTCCGCATCAATACCCGATCGCGCAAGGCGAACAAATTACCGGATTTATTGACTTGGTAAGCGAACAAGCTTATCAGTATCATACAGGCGCAGCTTGCGATCCCATTCCATTTCCCGAAGCATTTAAGGAACAAGAGCAAGCCGCACGTGCGGAAATGTTGGAAGAACTCGCCAACTTTGACGACCATTTGTTAGAAGAACTGCTAGAAGAAATTAATCCGCCACAAGAAGAAATCATTCAAGATCTGCGGCTAGAACTAGGAGCAGATTTAGTTGTTCCGGTATTTTTTGGAGTGGCTGAACAAGATTTTGGCGTGCGATCGCTCCTCAAAGCACTTCTTAGAGAAGCACCAACACCAGAAACAACCGCAGAACGTCGCGGCGTTGTTTTGCACGCAGATGCACCATTAGCGCAGGTTCTAAAAACTTACTATACGCCCCAAGGGGGTAAACTTTCACTAGTCCGAGTTTGGCAAGGTAAACTAACCGATGGAATTGTCTTGAATGGAGTGCGTACAGGTGGTATTTATCGCCTCATGGGACAACAAACAACTTCTCTTACTGAGGCATATGCAGGCGATATTGTAGCACTCTCGCGTTTAGAAGGAATCAACACAGGCGACACGCTGTCATCGAATAGCGAACTCGTTTCAGAATTGCCTAAGGCAGAACGTATAGACCCGGTTTATGCTTTAGCAATTACGCCAGAAAAACGCAACGATGAGGTCAAACTGAGTGGGGCGCTCAGTAAACTTTTAGAAGAAGATCCGGCACTTTATTGGGAGCAACACGGCGACACGCACGAAGTCATTCTGTGGGGTCAAGGTGAAATTCACTTGCAAGTTGCTTTAGACCGCTTGCGACGGAAATATAATTTACCGATGACAACACATTTGCCACAAGTACCCTACAAAGAAACTATTCGCAAACCAGTTTCCTCAGTACACGGGCGTTATAAGCACCAAAGTGGCGGTCACGGACAGTTTGGCGACGTATATTTAGAAATTAAACCCCTACCCCGCGGCGAAGGCTTTGACTTTAAGGAAACTATTGTTGGCGGAGTCGTACCCAAGCAGTACATTCCAGGCGTGGAAACAGGAGTTCGCGAATATCTCGCCCACGGACCTTTAGGTTTCCCGATTGTCGATATTGCAGTTACGCTGACAAACGGTTCATATCATAGTGTAGATAGTTCCGAGCAAGCGTTTAAGCAAGCAGCGCGGATTGCCATGCAAACAGGAATGCCGCAAGGGGAGCCTACGCTACTCGAACCGATTGTATCAATTGAAGTCACAACACCAAATGAATTTACTTCTAAGGTGCTGCAACTCATCAGCGGACGTCGAGGACAAATTTTAGGTTACGAAGGGAGAAGTGATTGGCAAGGGTGGGATAACGTCACTGCCTACTTACCACAAGCCGAGATGCACAACTTTATTGTTGAGTTGCGATCGCTGACTTTAGGCGTTGGTTCGTTTCACTGGCAATATCATCATCTTCAAGAGGTTCCCGAAAAGTTAGCTGAGCGAGTTTGCTCGACTACTAACGGTAACGGCAATGGTAATAATCATAAATAG